A window of the Helianthus annuus cultivar XRQ/B chromosome 4, HanXRQr2.0-SUNRISE, whole genome shotgun sequence genome harbors these coding sequences:
- the LOC110933375 gene encoding cold shock protein 1-like: MKFSNFKKGTSSANKKKDANPPAEVKTGVENKGKGYMGTLPKCDVCQFHHTGRCRAGKCETCGKVGHAKKTCWYGVGRGNGGQRGNGNGNGNGIRGENGYRNCTQRGNGSNGNRGANNNQGGIGNGNGRGPGCFNCGDVGHFKRDCPKINQAQGKVFNIGAREAFQDPNVVTALYP; this comes from the exons ATgaagttctcaaacttcaaaAAGGGAACCAGCAGTGCTAACAAGAAGAAAGATGCGAACCCACCAGCCGAGGTCAAGACTGGTGTCGAAAACAAGGGAAAAGGATATATGGGCACCTTGCCTAAATGTGATGTATGTCAGTTTCATCACACTGGACGATGTCGAGCTGGAAAGTGTGAGACGTGCGGAAAAGTTGGCCATGCCAAAAAGACATGCTGGTATGGTGTCGGTCGTGGTAATGGTGGTCAGAGAGGTAATGGCAACGGGAATGGAAACGGTATCCGTGGTGAAAATGGGTATAGAAACTGCACTCAACGAGGAAATGGTAGTAATGGAAACCGTGGAGCAAACAACAACCAGGGCGGAATTGGGAATGGAAATGGTCGGGGACCAGGTTGCTTTAACTGTGGAGATgttgggcatttcaagagagattGCCCAAAGATCAACCAAGCTCAGGGAAAAGTCTTTAACATAGGAGCGAGGGAAGCTTTCCAAGATCCGAACGTAGtcacgg ctttgtatcCTTAG